One Arcobacter sp. FWKO B genomic window, TATCCTTCTTTGTCTTGATATTGTGGAGTAGTTTGTGTTTTTATATAGCTTTGAGTTTTAGTTTGGGGAAGAGGATAGGGTATTTTATTTTCACCATTGTGTAAGCTTCCTATTATAATAGGTCTATCTATGTCACCATTGATATAACTTACTATTACTTCAGAATTAACTCTAGGAAGAAACCTTGCTCCATAATTGTCTCCACTATAGATATTACTTAGTGGAATATAACAGCTTGTTGGTCTATTATAATCAAAGTGCATTATAACTCTTATTTCACCAAGATGATTGACATCTATCTCATTTGCACTATCTTTAGTATTATTATCCCCTTTGGATACTATAGCTGTTTGTACACTACTTATTCTTGGTTTAGTAATAGTTTTATATGGTCTATATATATGGTCTTTTACAATAGAGCTAAATTGTACAAAGTATTGTGTTTTATCTTTATCATCTTCTTTGTATTCATCTAATGCATTAGGAAAGAATCCTTGATACTCTACACTTAGTATTATCACTTCTTTTTCTTGAAGTAGTTTAGTATCATTAAGTACTACACTTATACCATCTCTCATAGATAACTCATAACTAACACCATCTACTTTGATGCTAGAACTATATCCTCTTTGTGCATCTATTTCATTGTATCTTTTTAAATCTTTAGCATTAGAGCCATCATATAGCTCTAATCTATCTCTTAATATCTCATATTGTAAATCATGTCTTAGTTGTTTAGTATTGGAGTTGTCTTTATATGTATCAAACTCTAAGTTTTTACCATGAGTTGTTTGCATATCTACAGAGGGTTTTAAATAGTCATAGAAGTCTTCACTATAGTTTGATAGGGCAAACTTCTTAGAAGCAAAGAAACTAGCTTCAATACCCTCACAAGATACTGCATGTTCATTTAACTCACATAATACCAAACCATAAGGATTGTTTGAACTATAATCACTAAGAAGAACTAACCCTTCTTCTTCACAAAGCATCTTAATAAACTCATAATCACTTTGAGCATATTGAGTAGTATAGTGTCTTATAGGATATTTTAGATTATCTACTTTTAAAACCAAATCAATACCAAGTAATGCTTTGTATCTTCCAAGTATTATACTAATAATATCTTTTACACTCTTATCCATATATATCTCATATCGTTTATTTAAACTAAGATAATGTAATGGTGAAACAAGTACTACCTCATAAACTCTTTTACTCCCTACAACACTATATTCTTTAATCTTAAATACTCTACCATATATCTCTTTTTTATTTAAACTATTTATCTCATCCCTTACCCTAACACAACACTCCAAATCAACAATATCCTCAATAACCAAATCATAATCACTTACAAATAGTATAGTAAACTTATAATAACTATCTACACTACTGTATCCTTCTAGTTTGTAGATACTGAAATCATTTAGAATAGTTAAATCTCTTAAATCTCTTGTTCCAGATTCGGAAAGTTCATCTAAGCCTATGAAGTTTATTCTTGCGTTTATGCGTTGGGTTGTTGAGCTTGTTTGATTTTGTCTTTTGACTTGATCCATTATAAAACTATTCCATTTTGGACCACCTGGGTATATACCTTGCTCTGTCATTGCTTTTTTTGCATCAGATGGTAATTTCTTAAAATTATTAGTTTCAATATCACTGATTTTTGAAGCACTTATACCATTATTATATGCTTTTTCACTTATTGTTCCTAAGTCTATGCCTACTGACTTCAATCCAGTATCTACTAAAATAGTTGCCATAAAAGCTTCCCATCCAACAAGACCTATCATGGCTATTAGAATGCTTGTAATATTATCACCTGCAATATGTGAAATATTTTCTCCTGTTTGTTTATTCTTATCCCAACTGAGTGCTGAAAATAATATAAAAGCTTTTGTATCACTAGTAACCTTATATAATTCATATCCTTTTAATGTACCAAATGTATTTTCTAGTGTATTTTTCAAAGCCTCATCTGCTAAGCCCTTGGTATCAAATAATATTTGTGCATATTGTTCTTGTTCATCTTGTGTTAGGTACATATTATTTCCCCTGTATCTTTTTTTCAGGAATAAACCAAAGTCTTTCAAGTTGGTTTATATCAGTGTTTAAATATTCTTTACAATATGCCTCTAAATTCTTTTGCTCTTCTTCATCTTGTAATGGTATTTGTATCTTAATAAACTCATTCTCATTCTTTCCTATAAGTATTAAATAGTCATAAAATTTAAATCTTCGTTTATATATAATAAATTGCAATATAGCTGTTAAAATACTTGGAATAATTATTATTGGTAATATAATATAAAGTATGAGCTTTGACACTTTGTTGTATCTTTTAATTTTATTTAAAAAAGAACTTCCCATAATGGTAAAATCTATTAGCCTATATACTTCATTAATACTAGAAATATCAAGTTTTATAGTCTGATTTTCAGAAGAATTTATAATATTAGATTGATTAAAAATTAATTTCATTTTTTCATTTTTTTTAATGTATCTTAACAACGAAAAAAAGCCGCTAATTACAAGTCCTATGGCAAATATCTTACCAACAAGAACCCATATTGGTATATTTCCATTATAACCGTATACTAAAATAATATATAAAAAAAATCCAGATATTATATTGTAAATAGTTTCTTTGAAATATACCTCATTTTCTATAGAAAACAAAACTTTATTTTCTTCTTTTGGTACCAATTCGGTATCTTTCATTTAATATCCTCATATTTTCTTTCAGGAATAAACCAAAGTCTTTTAAGTTGGTTTATATCAGTGTTTAAATATTCTTTACAATATGCCTCTAAATTCTTTTGCTCTTCTTCATCTTGTAATGGTATTTGTATTTTGATAACTTCTTTATCATTTTTACCTATCAATACTAAATAGTCATAGAATTGGAATTTCTTTCTGTAGTAAATACTTTTTGCTAAGTGTATTATTGTGCTCAGTAGAAAAATAATAGGAAAAGCAATGATAAGCAATGCTTTCAATAAAAATATTATCCTTAATTTCAACAATCCTTCAAAAATAATAGGCGAAATTCTATATATTTCTTTAATTTCAATATTCTTTAGATTGAGTTTTTCTAAAGGAAAAATGATTTCATTTTTTGTCAATATTATTCTTATTTGTTCTTTGTTTTGTTTATATTTTATGAGTTTAAATAAACCAAAAAAGATTGAACTTATAGCAAGTATATAATAAAAATTGTAGCTTGCTCTAGTTGAATCATAATCATAAGTAATTAGTAAATAGCCAACTATACCACCTATCAAATAACTAATAGCCTTAGCAATATAAGAACTATTTTCTATAGAAAACAAAACTTGGTTTTTTTCTTCTTGTATCAATTTAACACCTTTTTTATTTTTTCTATTTTATATAATGGTAAAAATATCATCACAATTAATTCTATTAGACTATATAACATAAATGCATAAAACCACACTTCTATCCCTAAATTTAGTTTGAAGCTATCTATAAATATTACTATTATTATGATAGGTATAATCCAGGCAAGAAATGAATAAAAAGAGCCTATAAAACTAATGAATTTACTAGTTTTATATTCTGACCCATAAATTACGAATTTTTTATAAAGTAGCATGTTAATTCTCTCTTTGCTTGTATATACAATTAATTCTTAAGTTTAGAGGATTTTCAGATATTTGCAAATCTTGACTAGATAGATTTTTGATATGTAAATATCTAATAACCCTTTCAAGTAAGTCTTTGTTATCACTAGAAACTTTATATTCAACTACAAAGTTTCTTAGTGTTTTTTTAGCATTGTCTATTTTGATTAAATGGTTTTTATCCATATGGCAATCAAATATATCTTGATTTATTTTATAGAATAAGATATAAGATGAAACTTTTAACATATTTAAATAATAGTCCCTATAGTCACTATACCAGCCTCTTTTAGGATTCATAATAGCATCGTATTCTTTGGGATAATATATTTTATAGTACTCAACAAACTCATCATTCCATCTGCCTATATTTTCAAATCTTTCATATAAATCAGTAGAATTTGAAACTTTTTCAAGATTTTCTGTGTTTAACGGAAATCCATTTTGATTGAGATGATAGTCGTTGACATACACTTGAATAAAATTGAGAAAATTTTGTAGAAGTGTTGTGGTGAGTTCATTTTTGTATCCTAATGAATAATAGGTATTTATCTTTTTTTTGCTCTGATTAAATAATTCGATATTATAATAAAGATCATCAATAAATTTCTTAGAATATTTATGCCCATAGTTTTTTGCTAAAGACCCATATTTACCATTATTGGAGTAGTTATACATAAGTAATTCAAACTCATTAAACCATGAGACTCTTATTGGTTCATCGAGTTCTAATTTATTTAAACCTTGTTGATAAAAATACATCATAGGTTTACTTAGTGGATAGAGTAAAATATTGTTTGTTCGTAATTTAAAAGTTTTTATTGAAAAAGCATAATAGTTGCTAATAATTTTTGCGATAATATAATCTTTGTTTGCTTCTTGTAGATGTTGCGGAGCATTTAGTACATGATTTTTGTATTCCACTGTGTAAATAAAGGTATTTAAACCAATAAATATAAATAGTATAATCCAAAATATTTTTTTGATTATACTTTTATTAATATTTGGTCGGTATCTATTTGTTAGATTGTATTTGTCACTATTGTTTTTTATCATAGAATAATCAAATTTAATCATGAGTAATTTAGCTTTTATTAATTATAATATTGATTATAAAATTATTTATAGTGATTCCAAAATATTGTTTTCGCATAAAAAGTCCTAACGATAATATAAGGAATTATTTTATCGTTAAGAATCTAAAAATAAGATTAAAGTTATTTAGCTTTTTGTATATTTTTTAAAAAAGTTCTATCATTTTAGCAACTTCATCCACTGCAAAACATTTCATATCTATTTTAATACTTGGCTTTGTAGCTATTATTGCTTTGGTTATACCTTGAGCTGATGCCTCTTTGAGTCTGTTTTCCATAGAATATACATCTTTAATTTCACCAGTAAGGCTAACTTCACCAATAAAAACTGATTCTTTAGAAATAGGGCGGTTTCTAAAAGAGCTTATAATTGCAGCTATTACAGCTAAATCTGCAGAACTCTCTTTTATTTTCATTCCTCCGCTTATATTTACAAATACATCATATCTATTAAATGGTAAGTCTAGCTTTTTTTCAAGTAGAGCCAAAAGCATAGTAAGGCGGTTGGAGTCAAAGCCTGTGGCACTTCTTTTTGGGTTGGGGAATGTTGATTCACACACTAATGCTTGTACTTCTAGTATGATGGCACGGCTTCCTTCCATAGCGACACTAAGAGCTGAACCTGCTTGAGGTTTTGTTTTGTCAAAAAACTTTGATGCAATCTCTTTAGCACTGATAAGACCAGCTTCAGTCATCTCAAAGATACCTATCTCACTTGTGCTTCCAAAACGGTTTTTAAAGCCTCTAAGCATTCTTATTTCTTTGCTAGTCTCACCTTCAAAATATAGTACAGTATCCACCATATGTTCAAGTACTCTAGGACCTGCTATTGAGCCATCTTTTGTGATATGTCCAATTATAAACATAGCAATACTTGACTCTTTTGCTTTTCTCATAAGTTCAAAAGTGATTTCTCTTACTTGTGAAACACTACCAGGTGCTGATGTAATAGAGTTTGAATAAATAGTTTGTATAGAGTCTATTATTGCTACTTCGTAATTTTGCCTTAAAAGTTCGTCCATAATCTCTTCAAGCTTTATTTCACTTAGTAAATATAAATTATCACTATTGGCTTCAAGACGATTGGCTCTCATTTTTATTTGACCAGCTGATTCTTCACCACTTACATAAAGGACTTTTTTTCCATTATTTGCAAGGTTTCCAGCTACTTTTAGAAGTAATGTTGACTTTCCAACACCTGGGCTACCTCCAACAAGTGTCAAGCTCCCTGGAACTATACCTCCACCAAGAACTAAATCAAATTCATTATCATTGCTACTAAATCTTGTGATATTATCTTGTTCTATTTGTGTTATAGGTAGAGCTTTTGATGTTGTAGATATAAGCTTTGAAGTTTGTTTTATTGTTTCAAGTTGTGCCGCACTTAGCTCCAAAAAACTATCCCATCCACCACAATTTGGACATTTGCCTAGCCACTTTTGGGATTGAAATCCACAGTGCTGACATTCAAATGTGTTTCCTTTAATTTTAGCCATGATAGTCCTTATTTTCCAAATAGTTCAACAGGATTAACAAAAGCACTATTTATAATTGCTTGAAATACTAAAGAATCTCTGACTCTACCTATCGCATAACCTTGTTTGACTGGTTTATTTTGTTCTATTGTAGGAGAAATTTGCTCTAAATTTGAATATACAGTATGAAGTCCGTTTGCATGTTCTATAATCACTGTGTTATCTGTTGAGTTGGGTGATTTCTTAATATATACTACTTTACCAAGTAATACACTATAAACTTTTGTATCTACAGTATTTGGTACCATTGAAATTGAGTCATTAAATAGTTCTATTTTATATATTGGATCATGATATTTACCAAAATTTTTAACTATTTTATAACTGCTTAGTGGAGAAATTGTTTTAACACCTCTATATTTTGTGGTTTGTACCCCTTTTACTGAAGAACCAAGTTGCCTTACTTGAATATCAACATTTTCGAGATTTGCTGATGATGGAGGAGGGGTTGTTGGTGAAGTTGATGCTCTTTGTTGTTGAGATTGTGCAACTCTTCTTTGTCTTTCTTCTTCAGCTTTTTTTGCTGCAGCTATTCTTTCTTGCTCTTTTTTAGATTCTTCTCTTTTTAAAATATTAAGATTTTGTAATAATGAAGTAAGCTCATTTTGTTTATCTATGATATTTTTTAATTGTGCTTGATATTCTTTATGTTTTGCTTCTAATGAAGCCATATTTCTTTCTTGTTTTTGTACTAATACACTTAAGTCTTTTTTCTTTTTTTCATTTTGTTCTATAAATGATTGTAGTTTATTGATTTGTTGTTGGTTGTCTGCTTCATTTTGTGTTATTTGAAGGTATCGTACATCAAGTTTTTTTATCTCTTCTAGTGAGTTTTCAAGAAGTAAAGAGTATATCTCTTTGTCAATTAACTCATCAAGTGTTTTTTCTGATGAGTATTGGATTCCAAGAGATATTGCAAATTCGTTTATAATAGTTGATACTATGGCTTCTTCTTGATTTTTTTTGTCTTGAAGGAGTGTTTGTGCACTTTTTTTAAGTAGTTTTATCTCTTCTTTTGCAATTTCAAGTTTTTTTTGATCATTTGCTATTAGTTCTTCTAGTTTTGTAACATCTCTAGTTACCCTATCTAGCTCAACCCTTTGTGTGACTATTTCTTTTGCAAGAAGTTGGATTTTAATATTTGTTTCACTTTCAATACTTTGTTGTTTTTGTAAAACACTTTGACTTTGAACAATTTTTTGGTCAAGTTCTTTTACAGAAGCATGAGATAGTATTAAAAAAGATAAACTTACAAATAGATATCTAATCATTTTATCTCTAATTAGGTTTAATTTTTAGTTTGGTTAATACACCAAAAATAGAGATAAATGAAATAAATAGTGATACAAATAATAACTTAATTGATTCATAAACTATATTCAAATTGATAGTAGTTATGTCTTTTATCTCATCAGAAAATATTAATGAGCTATTTTCACTAAAAAGTACTATAAAAATAACTACAATTATAGTTGAAAATATTGAACTAAAAAATGTAAGTAAAATAATAGGTTTTGCACTATAAAGCATAGAAGCACCATGAAGTTTCATAATTGCTATTCTTTCTTTGTGTTCATAAAACCATATTTTTACTTGTTTTGAGATAATAAAAATTGCAAACAACAATATAATGATATATAAAATAAATACAATTTTTTGACTAAGAGTCAAAAGGGAGTATATTTGATTGTGATTTTTAGAAAAAGTTTCTATTTGGTAAATAGATGGTTTTCCTTTTAACTCTTCAATGATTTGTTCTAATTGATAAGTAGAAGGGAATTCTTGTAAATATACTTGATAAAAATATGGCAATCTTTGATCTAAGAAATTTAATGAATTTTGTGTTAATCTATTTTTGAAACTTGCCAAAATTTTAGCTCTGTCCATTGGTACAATTTTCTCAACGCTTATTCCTCCTAGCTGATTGATGTTATCATTAGCCAAAGGAGTTTTTGTAATAATTACTATAGAATAGTCACTTCTTATTTTTTCTTTGTATGTATCAACAGCTTGACTTACAATAGTAAAGATAGTAAGTGCAAATAGCATAGTAATAAGAGGTATACAAAAAGAGATAAAATTTTTAAGAAACTTCATATATTACCCCATCTTCTATAGAAAGTTGCCTAAACTTTAATCCAAAATTTTTTGGAACCCTATGGGTTACAACAACAACAGTAATACCTAGTTGTTCATTTGCCCCTTTTAGAAGATTCCAGACAACTTCAGCAGAATAATCATCTAAGTTTCCAGTAGGTTCATCTGCTAGTATAATTTTTGGATTATGTGCAATTGCTCTTGCAACAGCAATTCTTTGTTGTTCTCCCCCACTAAGTTCTGCTGGATAATATCCAACTCGGTGAGAGAGTTTGACATGATTTAGTAGTTTTAATGCTTGTTCATAAGATACCTCTTTTGAGTATCCATTGATAAGAAGAGGGAGCATTATATTTTGTTCAATAGTCCACTCTTTTATAAGTTTGTAGTCTTGAAAAACTATTCCTATATCTCTTCTTATTTTTTTTAGATTTGAGCTTGAAATGTCTTTAAGATTTATTCCATTTATTTCCAAGTCTCCATGTCTAAGTAAAATATCTCCATAAAAAGATTTTAGTAGTGTAGATTTACCCATACCGCTTGTTCCACCTATAAAAACAAACTCTTTATCTTTTATATGGAAATTACCTTTTTTGATAATAAATCTATCTTTATCGTATGACAAATAAATATCTTTAGCTCTAATCATTACTTAGTATCGCCTTGATTTTTTCATGTGCTTTTATGTTTGCTTTTGTGATTAAAGGTTTACCTTGGAAATATGAAGGTTG contains:
- the radA gene encoding DNA repair protein RadA, whose translation is MAKIKGNTFECQHCGFQSQKWLGKCPNCGGWDSFLELSAAQLETIKQTSKLISTTSKALPITQIEQDNITRFSSNDNEFDLVLGGGIVPGSLTLVGGSPGVGKSTLLLKVAGNLANNGKKVLYVSGEESAGQIKMRANRLEANSDNLYLLSEIKLEEIMDELLRQNYEVAIIDSIQTIYSNSITSAPGSVSQVREITFELMRKAKESSIAMFIIGHITKDGSIAGPRVLEHMVDTVLYFEGETSKEIRMLRGFKNRFGSTSEIGIFEMTEAGLISAKEIASKFFDKTKPQAGSALSVAMEGSRAIILEVQALVCESTFPNPKRSATGFDSNRLTMLLALLEKKLDLPFNRYDVFVNISGGMKIKESSADLAVIAAIISSFRNRPISKESVFIGEVSLTGEIKDVYSMENRLKEASAQGITKAIIATKPSIKIDMKCFAVDEVAKMIELF
- a CDS encoding murein hydrolase activator EnvC family protein, which produces MIRYLFVSLSFLILSHASVKELDQKIVQSQSVLQKQQSIESETNIKIQLLAKEIVTQRVELDRVTRDVTKLEELIANDQKKLEIAKEEIKLLKKSAQTLLQDKKNQEEAIVSTIINEFAISLGIQYSSEKTLDELIDKEIYSLLLENSLEEIKKLDVRYLQITQNEADNQQQINKLQSFIEQNEKKKKDLSVLVQKQERNMASLEAKHKEYQAQLKNIIDKQNELTSLLQNLNILKREESKKEQERIAAAKKAEEERQRRVAQSQQQRASTSPTTPPPSSANLENVDIQVRQLGSSVKGVQTTKYRGVKTISPLSSYKIVKNFGKYHDPIYKIELFNDSISMVPNTVDTKVYSVLLGKVVYIKKSPNSTDNTVIIEHANGLHTVYSNLEQISPTIEQNKPVKQGYAIGRVRDSLVFQAIINSAFVNPVELFGK
- a CDS encoding FtsX-like permease family protein; translation: MKFLKNFISFCIPLITMLFALTIFTIVSQAVDTYKEKIRSDYSIVIITKTPLANDNINQLGGISVEKIVPMDRAKILASFKNRLTQNSLNFLDQRLPYFYQVYLQEFPSTYQLEQIIEELKGKPSIYQIETFSKNHNQIYSLLTLSQKIVFILYIIILLFAIFIISKQVKIWFYEHKERIAIMKLHGASMLYSAKPIILLTFFSSIFSTIIVVIFIVLFSENSSLIFSDEIKDITTINLNIVYESIKLLFVSLFISFISIFGVLTKLKIKPN
- a CDS encoding cell division ATP-binding protein FtsE — translated: MIRAKDIYLSYDKDRFIIKKGNFHIKDKEFVFIGGTSGMGKSTLLKSFYGDILLRHGDLEINGINLKDISSSNLKKIRRDIGIVFQDYKLIKEWTIEQNIMLPLLINGYSKEVSYEQALKLLNHVKLSHRVGYYPAELSGGEQQRIAVARAIAHNPKIILADEPTGNLDDYSAEVVWNLLKGANEQLGITVVVVTHRVPKNFGLKFRQLSIEDGVIYEVS